The nucleotide sequence TGAACATCATCGCTCCGGCGCCGAACACCAGGGCGACGCCCAGCTGCCCGAGGAATTTCGCCCGGGCCCGCAAACCGAGATTGCGCCGTCGTCGCAACTTGATCAGGTCGTCGAGAAAGCCGACACCGCCCGAACCCAGCATGAGAAACAGCAACAACAGCCCGGAGGCGGTCGGTCCGGCGTGATCGTGCCGGACGGCGGCCACCAGATGCGCGGCGACGTAACCCACGATGGTCGAGCCCATGATGGCCACGCCGCCCATGGTCGGCGTTCCCCGCTTGATCAGGTGGCTCTGCGGACCGTCCTCGCGGATCTCCTGACCGAAGCCGTGGCTGCGGAAGTACCGCACGACCAGCGGAGTGCACAGGATGGAGGTCATCAGGCCGAACAGGGCCGCGACCAGGATCGTCTTCACTGCACACCCTCCGCCAGGGCGACCGCGGCCGGACGCACGTGCGCCCGCACAATCGCCTCGGCCACTCGTTCCATGCCCACCGAGCGGGACGCCTTGACGAAAACCACGTCACCGGGCTCGAGAATGGCCCTCAAGCGCTCGGTGGCGGCCTCGACGTCGGCCACCGCTTCCACATCCGTCATGCCGGCCTGCTCGGCGCCGTGGCGGATACCGGAAGCGGCCCGCCCGACGATGAGGGCCCGGGCGACGCCCAGATCCGCGACCGCGCGGCCGACCCGGACGTGTTCGGCCTCGGAGGCGTCACCGAGCTCGGCCATCTGCCCGAGTACCGCTACGGACCGGCGTCCGTGGCTCATCGACATCAGCGCGGCGAGTCCCGCCAGCATCGACTCCGGATTGGCGTTGTAGGCGTCATTGACGACCGTGATCCCGTCCTCGGTCGTGGTGACCTCCATGCGCCAACGCGACGACGCAGTCGCCGCCGACAACGCACGGCCGATCTCACCGACCGGCATGCCCAGCCGCCAGGCCGCGGCCGCGGCCGCGAGGGCGTTGCCGACCTGGTGCCGGCCGTGAACCGACAGCACGACCGGTGCGCTTTGCCCCGCGATCGACAGCAGGAACTCCGGCCGCCCGGACTCCGGTACCCGAAGGTCCACGGCCCGGACGTCGGCTTGTTCGGACTCGCCGAAGCGGATGACCTGTGCGGTGGTGCGCTCGGCCATGGCCGCCACCAGAGGGTCGTCGGCGTTGAGGATCGCCGCTCCCCCGTCAGCCTGCGACGGCAAGGCCTCGACGAGCTCGCCCTTGGCCTGCGCGATCGCCTGCACCGATCCGAACTCGCCGACGTGAGCGTGCCCCACGTTCAGCACGATCCCCAGCTGGGGACGGGCGATTGCGGTCAGGTGGGTGATGTGCCCGATGCCGCGCGCGGAGGTCTCCAGGACCAGGAATCGCGTGCCGGCGTCGGCCAGCAGCACCGTGTACGGATAGCCGAGTTCGTTGTTGAAGCTGCCCGGGGGCGCCACGGTCGTCCCGAGCCCCGACAGCACTTGAGCCAGCAGGTCCTTGGTCGAGGTCTTGCCGGACGAGCCCGTGACACCGATGACAGTCGCTGCCAGTCGGCGGCTCGCCGCGGTGGCCAATGCGCTGATCGCCGCGAGCGGATCGCTCACGACCACCGATCCGGTCGGCACCGAGCGGGTGGACAGCACAGCCACGGCCCCGGCGTCGACCGCGGCCTGGGCGTAGTCGTTGCCGTCGGCGCGCTCGCCCGGGAAGGCGAGAAAGAGGTCGCCGGGACGGACCCGGCGGCTGTCGAATTCTGCGCGGCCGGTGACTTCGACGTGAGGATCGAGGTGATCGGGACGCCCTCCGACGATGCGGGCGATTTCCCCGACGGTCATCGGGATCACCGTCCGCTCACCCCCTGTTCCGTCATCGTGTCGGCCGACGGGCCCGGCGCGTCTGCCACCTGGTAGCCGGCGTGCGCCAAGGCCTGCGCCAGCACCGTCACATCGTCGAAAGGCAGCATATCCGCCCCCACCTGCTGGCCCGTCTCGTGCCCTTTGCCGGCCACCAGCACGGTGTCGCCGACCCGCGCCACCGCGACCGCCCGCTCGATCGCCGCCCGGCGGTCTCCGATTTCCTCGATGAGGGCGGGCCGATCGGCCGCCACCGCGCGGGCACCGGCAAGCATCGCGGCGCGGATCGTGGCCGGGTCCTCCGAGCGCGGATTGTCGTCGGTGACGATCAGCAGGTCGGCGGCGCGGGCGGCTACCTCACCCATGAGCGGCCGTTTGCCGCGGTCGCGGTCACCGCCACAGCCGAGCACGATGATCAGGCGCCCGGCGGTCAGCGGGCGCAGCGCCTGCAGGGCCGAGCTCACGCCGGCCGGCTTGTGGCTGTAGTCGACCACCGCCAGGAACGGCTGGTCACCGTCCACCCGCTCCATCCGTCCCGGGACCTGGGCGGCGGCAACTGCCGGGGCCGCCCGCGCCGGGTCGACCTCCAACTCGGCGAGCACCGCCAGGGCCAGCAGGGTGTTGGCGATGTTGTACGCGCCCGGGATGCGACATCCCGCGGCGAAGCTGCGACCCGGTCCCCGCACGGTGAACCGGGTCGACCCATCGGAGCCGACGACGACGTCGGAAGCGGTCCAGTCCGCACCGCCGCTGGTGGACACGGTGATGCGGCCGGGCTCGACCAGCCGTCGACCCCACTCGTCGTCGACCACGACGATCTCGCGCCGGGCACGTCCGTCGAACAACATCGCCTTGGCCGCGAAGTAATCCTCCATGTCGGAGTGGAAGTCCAGGTGGTCCTGCGACAGGTTGGTGAACGCGCCGACCGCGAAGCAGACACCCCCGACCCGACCCATGCGCAGTGCGTGGGACGAGACCTCCATGCCGACAACGTCGATCGAGTCCTCCACCATCGCGGCCAGCAGTGCTTGCAGCTGGTCTGCCTCGGGGGTCGTGAAGGCGGTCTTCACCGATCGCGTACCGAAGAACACACCGACGGTGCCGATGAGGCCGACGTGCCGACCGGCGGCCGCCAGACCCGCCCGAACCAGGAACGTGGTGGTCGTCTTGCCCGACGTACCGGTGATCCCGTACAGCGAGAGCGCCTCGCTGGGATGCCCGTAAACCGCTGCCGAAACCGGCCCGAGGTCGTCGCGGGGACGCGCGGCGAGCAGCACGGGCACGGTGAGGCCGGCGGCTCGAACGGCACGTAACCCCTCGCCGTCGGTGAACACGGCCTGCGCGCCGGCCGCAACCGCGGCAGCCGCGAACCGGGCGCCGTGGCCGCTGCCGCCAGGCAGTGCGGCGAAGAGGTCTCCGGGCAGTACCGCCGTCGAGCTGGAGGTGATTCCGGAGACCGAGATCTCCGGACCGCCGTCCAGGATCAGCGAGCCGGTGGCCAGGGCACCGAGCGGGGTCGGCGGAACGTGGCGCGGACGCAACGGCGTCTGGACCACCTCGTACCCCTTTCGTTACGCGATCGGACCGGCGGCCGACCACCCTGCCACGCTACCCAGGCCCGATCGGATCGCGGTCGGGTCGGCTGCGGGCCGCTACTGACCAAGGGTCAGCGGGACCAGCTTTCCGACCGATCCGGACGCGGCGATCTTGGCCGCGGCCAATTCGTAGGAGGCGATCTCGTGGAACAGCGGAGCGGCGACATCGCCACCCTCCAGCCCGTGCGCGGGATTGTTGATCATGATCGCCACCGCGAAGCGCGGGTTGTCCGCCGGTGCCATCCCCGCGAAGGTGTCCCAGTAGACCGAGTCGGAGTACACGCCCGTCTTCGGATCGGGTTGCTGCGCCGTGCCGGTCTTGCCCGCCACCCGGTAACCCGGGATCGCCGCCCGCACACCGGTTCCGCCCTTCATCGTGACCGACTCCAGCATGGTACGAACGGTTTGGGCGGTCTTGGGCGAGACGACGGTCACCGCTGCCGGCTGCTGGGTCTGGCTCACCGAGCCGTCAGCCTTGGTCACGGACTGAACGATGCGTGGCGCGATCCGCTTGCCGTCGTTGGCGATCGCCTGGTACATCGACGCCAACTGCAGCGAGGTCATCGCGACTCCCTGACCGATCGGAAGGTTGGTGAACGTCGAGGGCGACCAGGTGCTGAGATCCGGCAGCAGGCCGCTGCTCTCCCCGGGGAGCTCGACGCCGGTGGCCTGGCCCAGACCGAACTTCTTGAGGTAGTCGTAGAAGCTCTGCTCCCCCACCCGCTGGGCGATCTCGAGCGTGCCGACGTTGGAGGACTCCGCCAGCACCCCGGTCGCGGTGAACTTCTGCACCGGGTGCCACCAGGCGTCGTGAATGGTCACGCCCCCCGCCTGGATGCTGTCGGGCACGCTCAGGACCGTCCGCGGCGTGATCAGGCCCTTCTCGATTGCGGCGGACATGGTGACGATCTTGTTCGCCGAGCCCGGCTCGAAGACCTGCTGGATGTTCGGGTCCAGTGGCTGATTCGCGCCGATCGTCGAGGGGTCCTGGGCATCGAACGTGCCGCTGGAGGCCAGCGCCAGCACCTGCCCGGTCTTGACGTCCAGGATCGCGACCTGCCCGTTGCGGGCCTGGGAGGCCTTGATGGCCGAATCCAGGTAGTGCTGGGTGATGTACTGCAGATCCTGGTCGATGGTGAGCTGCACCGTGCCGCCGTCCACGGCGTTCTTGCGCTTGATGGCACCGGCAGGGTTGACGTTGCCGTTGGCGTCGAGCTCGTAGTCCACCGCGCCGTCGGTGCCCTTGAGCATGGCGTCGTAGCTCTGTTCGATACCCGCAGCACCGGTGCCGTTCGAGTGCACCAGGCCGACGACGTTGGCCGCGGTGGTACGTCCCGGATAGAGCCGCTGCAGCGTCGCCTGGCTGAAGATGCCCACCAATGGCTTGCCCCGCAGAGTCAGGTTCTCCACCTGCTGGGCCAACGCCGGCGGCAACGCGGTACCGAGCAGGGCGTAGCGGGAATTACTCGACAGCAACTGGGTAATCGTCATCACCGGCCGGCTGACGATCGGCGCGATCATGCTCGCATAGCTGGCCCGGTCGGCGGGCGCGATCATGCTGGGATCAGCCACGATGTCCTTGGCGTCGGCGGTGTAGGCCAGCGATATTCCGTTGCGGTCCACGATCGACCCGCGCGCGGCATGCAAGGTCACTCCGCCGAGGCTCTGCTGGGTCGCTGCGTTGGCGTAGCCCCCGGAATCCAGGCCCTGCAACCAGACCAGCCGCACGAAGACCACCGACAGCAGCAGGCACACGATCACGACGCCGGACCGCACCCGCTTGGCGGCCTGCCCGAGCCGCATGCGCTTCGCCTGGGCCTTTCGTCGAGCGGCCGGCGCCTGGGCCCCACGTGGTGCCGGGCGCGTCGGTCCGACCTTGGCCGCGCTCTGGGGACGCGGCCGACCGGGCGTTGCGGCGCCGGGACGGGGTCCGCCGCGGTTCGCTTGCGCCGGTCGCACCGGAGGCTGGCCGAGGTTCGGACGAGCCGGCCGCACCGGCGGCTGGCCGCGGTTCGGACGAGCCGGCCGCACCGGAGGCTGGCCCAAGCGTTGAGGTTGCCCTTGTTGCGCGGCACCCGGGGTCGACGTTGCCCTCGTTGCTTCGCCACGGCGTTGAGGTTGCCCTTGTTGCGCGGCCGGCGGACGCTGACCGTCGCGAGCCTGTGGGCTGCGCTGAGGCGGCTGAGGCTGATGAGGCTGATGAGGTCCGCGAGGCGGCTGAGGCGGTCGGTTCATGTCAGTGACCCCGGGATGGTGTGGACGACGGTGTGATGGACGGCTTCGGCATCGACTGCGGCGCGGACTTCGGTGCCGACTTCGACACGGTGACCGTGGGTTTGCTCGCGGTGCCGGCCGAGGAGCGTGCACTGGCCGTCACCGTCACCGTGACCACCGGACGGCCGGGGCTCGACGTCGCGCCTGCACTCGCGCGCGGACTGGCGCTCGGGGTCGAGGTCGGCTTCGGCGTCGGCTTCGGCGTCGGCTTCGGCGTCGGCTTCGGGGCGGGCGCGACGGTGGCTGGGGTCGGGGACCCGAGCACACTCACCGTGCCGTCACGGTTGATCCGAAGGAACGCAGGGTTCGGGTTGGGGACCAGGCCGAGGCTGGCCGCCGCCGCTGCCAGTGCGGCCGGCGCCTGCTTGGCCGCGAGATCGCGCAGCAGTTGTTGTTCGCTGTCGGAGGTCGTCGAGTTGTTATCGCTGACCGTACGGTTCTGTACCTCCAACGCCGCCGACGCGGTGTTGAGCGCCAGCAACGCACACAGTCCGCCGGCGAGCATGCCGCCCAGGATCACCGGAAGTGGGAGCCGACGTCGTCGGGTGACCTGCAGTCCCGGAGGCAGCGCGGCGGACAGGGCGGCGTCCGATGCTGCCGCCCGCGTTGCCGACGACGTTGCCGACCGCGTTGCCGACGGCGCTGCCTTCGAGCCCGGGGTGGAGGTCACTCGGGGACGTACCCCAGCCGCCCGCGCGGGATGGTTGAACCGCAAGGCGGGTCGGGTGGGCGGGGTGTCGTCGGAGGTGATGCGACGGCTCACGCTGCTGCCTTCCTGATGCGTTCCGCGGCCCGCAGGCGGACGGAGGCGGCCCGAGGGTTCTCGGCGATCTCGGGTTCGGAGGCCGGCTCCGAGCCACGGCTCAACAACTGCAACTGCGGGCCGGCCTCGGCGAGGGTGACCGGCAGGCCCGGCGGGGTTCGGTCGACTGCCAGTTCGGCCAAGGCGCGCTTGACGATCCGGTCCTCCAGCGACTGGTAGGACAGCACGACGATCCGTCCACCCACGGCCAGGGCGGACAGGGCCGCGGGAATAGCCCCGGCGACCGCCTCGAGCTCTCGGTTGACCTCGATGCGCAGGGCCTGGAAGGTGCGCTTGGCCGGATGCCCACCCGTACGGCGGGTGGCGGCAGGAATCGCCTCGCGCACCAGTTCGGCCAGTTCCGTCGTGGACTCCAAGGGAGCCGACCGGCGACGACGTCCGATGGCCTGGGCGATCCGCAGCGCGAAACGCTCCTCGCCGAACTCCCTCAGCACCCGCGCCAGTTCGGCAACGGGGTAGGTGTTGACCACCTCATGCGCGGTCAGCGCGTCCGCCGGGTTCATCCGCATGTCCAACGGTGCCGGCTGGGAGTAGCTGAACCCCCGCTCGGTAACGTCCAGTTGCATCGAGGAGACGCCGAGATCGAACAGGGCGCCCTGGATCTCACCGACGCCGAGCCGGTCCAGGATGTCGGGCAGCTCGTCGTAGACGGCGTGCACCAGTTCCACGCGGGCGGCGAACGGGGCCAGCCGCTCGGCGCTGAGTCGCAGCGCCTCGGTGTCCCGGTCGAGCCCGATCAACCGCAGGCCGGGATGTGCCTGCAGCAGAGCCTCACTGTGGCCGCCCAGGCCGAGCGTGGCGTCCACCACGACCGCGTCCGCGGCCGCGAGTGCCGGTGCGAGCAGACCCAAGACCCGGTTGAGCAGCACTGGCACATGGACCGGCCGCGCGGGGAAGTCCGGGGACGCCGGGCGGGACGCCGGGTCGGCGGGGTCTGACCCCGGCGGCTCGGGATTACCCATCTGCTGATCCTCCGTGCGGTGATGGCGGTTCGACTACGTCGGTCAGGCCGGTGCGGTGCGGTGCGGGCGATTGGGGTGGGGGACGGTGGGGAGTTCGGACGAGCGGACGATCTCGCGCTAGCGGGTCCCCGCCCGCCGGTCCCTGCCCTGGCGCCGGGGAAGTGCGTCAGGACGGGGAACTGGGCGGGAGGAGGCCGACCGGCACGATGTCCGCCAGGGCGGAGCGTCGCCGGAGGTCCTAGAGCAGGCCGGGCAGCACCTCCTCGGCGTCGGCGAACGATTGCTCGGTGGATTCGAGGTAGCTCTGCCACGCGTGGGCGTCCCAGACCTCCACGCGGGTGTTGGCGCCGATCACCACGCAGTCCTTGCTGAGGCCCGCGTAGTCGCGAAGCGGCGCGGGGACAGTGATGCGGCCCTGGTTGTCCGGAACCTCGTGGGACGCGCTGGCGAAGAAGACGCGGCTGTAGTCCCGCACGCTGCGCTGGGTCACGGGCGCTTCCCGGAGCAGGCCGGTGATCCGGTTGAACTCCGTCATCGGGAAGACGAACAGGCATCGTTCCTGACCTTTGGTGATCACCAGCCCGCCCTCCATTTCCGTCCGGAACCGCGCGGGGAGCGCCAGGCGGCCCTTGTCGTCGAGTCGAGGGGTATGGGTGCCGAGGAACACGACCCCTCCCCTCTCCAGCAGCCCGAGCCCGAACCGCCGCTCAACTCACAACTTCCCCACTTCGACCCACCATACCCCACCAGTCACCACAAAGGATCGGTGCGCTCGGGCGATTCTTAAGCGTGTCCCCCTAATTTCTTGGCCTGTACCGGGTGGGGGGCGGTGGGGAGTCCCGGCCTCCGCCGAGCCGCCGTCGCGGCCCGACGCCCCCAGCGCGGTCAGCACTCTGCCGAAGGGACTCACACCGACAGAGCCCCCGAACCACCGCCGGTGAGCCCTCGCTCAATCGTCGGAGGCCTGCCGTGAGCGCGCGGAGCAACGTAGAGTCACGCCGAACATGGCGAATGTCGAGTTGGCGTGAAGACCGCTCGACAGATCGAATGTTGTCGACAACGCTTGACGGTGAGCCGGTTCGTCGCCGGCACGGGGACACGGACAGGACGGACCACGAGTGACGCACGCAGCACCCCTGGCGGGATCCGGTGATTTCGGTCCTGCCCAGGGCAACGATCCGTCCAAGGGCTCAGAGCTGGACGGGCGGGCCTCTTACCCGACGACGAACAGCACGGACCTCGGTCCGGACTCGTTCTCCGGAGGCGGCTCGGCCCGCCAGCGGGTGGACGTCAGCGACGTCGCGGCCGCCGCCGCCCGCATCGTGGACAACATCGAGAAGGCCATCGCCGGCAAGTACGACGTGATCCGGCTCGGGGTCACAGTGCTGCTGGCTGAAGGACACCTGCTGATCGAGGACGTTCCGGGCGTGGGAAAGACGACCTTCGCCAAGGCGCTGGCCCGTTCCATCGACAGCACCGTCCGCCGGATTCAGTTCACACCCGACCTGCTGCCCTCGGATGTGACGGGCGTGAGCGTGTTCAACTCCGATTCGACCGAGTTCGAGTTCAAACCGGGTCCGGTGTTCGCCAACATCCTGCTCGGTGACGAGATCAACCGCGCCTCCCCCAAGACGCAGGCGGCGCTGTTGGAATGCATGGCCGAGCGGCAGGTCACCGTCGACGGCACGCGCTACGAGCTGCAGTCACCCTTCCTCGTCCTGGCCACCCAGAACCCGGTGGAGATGGAGGGCACCTACGCCCTGCCGGAGGCCCAGCGCGACCGGTTCACGGCCAAGATCTCCCTCGGCTATCCCGATCGTGCGGCCGAAGTGGCCATGTTGTCCGACCAGACGACCTCTGATCCGATCGACGAGCTCAAGCCGGTCGCCGATGCCGCCGGAATCCGAGCGCTCATCGAAGCCGTCCGCCACGTGCACGTCGCCGAGGCGATCAAGGACTACGTGGTTTCGCTGGCCGAGGCGACCCGTAACCATCCCGAGATCCGGCTCGGCGCCTCACCGCGCGCCTCGCTCCACCTGCTGCGAACGGCCAAGTCGAGCGCCGCGATCTCCGGCCGGGATTACGTCCTGCCCGACGACGTGCAGCAGCTGGCGGTTCCCGTGCTGGCCCACCGGATCATTCCGGCCCCGGCCGCGACCGTCGCGGGGCACTCCCCTGAGGAACTGGTCGCTGCCATCGTTGCCCGCACCGCCATCCCGACCGCGACCCGCTGAGCAGAACCGGTAACACGGTGGCCCCGAAACCGTACGACGCGCCCGTCGCCGGAGGCGCGCAACGCATCGGTCTGTCCAGCCGGGGCCGCACGTTCGTCACGGTCGGGATCATCTCCACGCTCGCCGGGCTCGTCCTCGGCGTGACCGACCTCCAGCGCGTCGGCGTCCTGCTGCTGGCGCTGCCCGTCCCCGCCTGGCTGGCGGTGCGGCAGTCCCGCGCCGGGCTCCGGGTCAGCCACGCGGTTCATCCCGAGCGGGTCGAGGTCGGCCAGCGAGTCGAGGTCCGGCTCACGCTGGGCAACCCCAACGCGTTCGCCACCGGACCGCTTCGAGTCACCGAGACCGTCCCCGGCGGTCGGCCGCTCCGCTTCAGCGTGGCGGGGATTCGCGGCCGCCAGCGCCGTACCGTGGCCTACCCACTGCCGCCGCTGCACCGTGGTCGATACCTGGTCGGCCCGACCGAAGTCACCGCCAGCGACCCGTTCTCGCTGGTGATGGCCAACAGCCGCTCCGCCGACACCGCCGAAGTGATCGTCCAACCACGACGCGACGTACTCGCTCCGCTGACCTTGCCGATGGCGTGGCAGGACGGCGGGGCGCACTCGAGTCACTCGGTGGGATCGGGAGGCTCGGACGACGCGTCGGTTCGCGATTATCGCTACGGCGACGACCTGCGCAAGATCCATTGGCGCAGCAGTGCCCGGTCGGGAAACCTCATGGTGCGGCAGGAGGAACGGCCCTGGCACGGACAGTGTCTGGTGCTGCTCGACTCCCGGATCACCGCCTACCCGGTCAGGCCCGGCGAGCGCGAGTCCCCGACCTTCGAATGGGCGGTGTCGGCGGCGGCCAGTATCGGCACGCATCTGGCTGAACGAGGACGAAGGGTGTTGCTGGTGACCGGGTCGGGCCAGGCGGTCCACGAAGACCAGCTGGCCATGCTCGATCTCCTGGCCGACACTCGACCTGCCTCCCGCGCCGACGTCGAGCCCCTGTCGGATTCGTTGCACGGCGTCGGGCGGGACGCATCGGTGTTCGCGATCCTGTCCTGCCACGATCGGGGTCAGCTGGCCAGCCTCGCGGCGCGGCCACGGCTTCCGGGTTCGGCGGTCGCGCTCCTGATCAAGCCGTGGACCTTCGAGCCCGGCTGGACCGCCGACGGCGATGCCGATCTGGAATCGGAAGCGCTGTGGCAGGAGATTTCCGGCCTGCTGCACGCCAACGGCTGGCGGGTGATCGGGGTGAGCTCCGCCGACGCACTGCCTACCTTGTGGCCCTACCTGCTGGCCACCGCCGGAGTGCGGCGATGACCGCGACGTCCGCCCGTCCTGCCGGAGCGAGCCGAGCGCAGCGGCCGGCCGGACGCACACCGAGCGGGCCGGCCGGGCCGGGCGCGCAGGCACGCGCCGAAGGTCGCTTGCTGGCGGTCGGCACCGCGACGGTGACGGCTGGGGTTCTGCTCACGATGCTGCCGATGAAGTCCGTCTACACCGACTGGACCTGGTTCTTCGCGTGCGCCGGTTGTGCCCTGCCCTACCTGGCGGTGGTGCTGCCGTTCCGGTTGCGGATGAAGAACGACTGGTGGCAGGTGTGGTTGGGCCTGCTTGCCTGCGTCGTCGTGTTGATCTGGGCGTTCCTGCCGCAGCATCTGATCGCGGGCGTGGTCCCGAGCCTCGGAACGGGATCGGACCTGCGCGCGCTGCTGACCGACGCCCACCAGAGCATGCAGGTCGAGCACGCGCCGCTGCCCTCGACGTCGGCCTTGCGGTTCCTCACCGCGGCCGCGGTCATCCTGCTGGTTGCTCTCGCCGATGCGCTCGGCGTCCTCATGCGACGACCGTTGTTGGCCGCTGCTCCGCTGCTGGAGGTCCTGGCGGTGGCCTCCGCGACCTCGGGGCGCGCAGCCGGACCGCTGGTCTTCGCGGGCGCCGCGATCGGTTTTCTGCTGATCCTGGTGGCGGGAACCCGACTGCAGGACCGTGACTGGGGCCCGTCCGTCGACGGCTCGGCGGGCCGGCTGGGCGGCGCGCGGCGAATGGCCGTCACAGGCATCATCGCGGCGCTGATCGTGCCCATCGTGCTGCCGTCGGTGTCAGTGAACCTGCTCGCCCGGGCGGCGCACCACAACGGGACCGGATCCGGATCGGGCAGCGGGTCGAACATCGAACTCAACGACACCGCGGACCTGTCCGGCTCGCTCAAGCGCGGTGACCCGGTACCGCTGCTCCAGGTCCACGTGGGCTCGACGGATCGTCCTTTCTACGTACGGCAGAAGGTGCTCGACGTCTTCGACAACAGCGGCTGGATCGCCTCCACCGAGGACGCCGCCGAGACCAGACCGGTCTACCGGCGCGATTTCTCCGCCGAGCCCGCGTTGACGTCCGGGAACCAGGACAGCACTCAGGTCAAGGAGATGCAGGCGCGCTTCCAGGTGCTACAGCTGGGCGGCAACAGCCTGCCGCTGCTGGCCAATCCGGTCGATCTTCAGGTGGGCATCGGGGCGCGCTGGGACCCGACGACCTCGACCGTGGCCGGTGCCAGCCTGAGCACGGGCGTCAGTTACTCCGAAACCGTCGCCCAGCCCGACCCGTCCGAGGCTGCGTTGCGCAACGCGCCGAGCTGGCGCCCGACGGGAAACACCGCCTTGGATGCCCGGTACCTGAAGTTGCCGCCCCAGCCGGCGGAGGTCACTCAGCTCGCCCAGCGTCTGACCGGCGGCCAGACCAGCGACTACGACAAGGCGCGTGCGATCTCGGCGTATTTCACCGACGCCGCCAATGGCTTCACGTACTCGCTGGAAACCGCGCCCATCGCCAACGGCGATTCGGCCCTGCTGAGCTTCCTGCACAACAAGCAGGGCTTTTGCCAGCAGTACGCCGCTGCGGCCGCGGTACTGATGCGGGCGGCCGGGCTGCCCAGCCGAGTCGTGCTGGGCTACACCCACCAGGGCCCCGACGCCGATGGCAACTTCACCGTCACGACGGCCGATGCGCACGCCTGGGTCGAGGTGTACTTCACCGCGATCGGGTGGATCCCGTTCGACCCGACTCCGCTGTCAGGCGTCGACTCTGCCCGCGCGGTCCCCCTGCCGTGGGCCACCCACGCGACTTCAGCGCCCTCGAACTCAGC is from Jatrophihabitans telluris and encodes:
- a CDS encoding transglutaminaseTgpA domain-containing protein, encoding MTATSARPAGASRAQRPAGRTPSGPAGPGAQARAEGRLLAVGTATVTAGVLLTMLPMKSVYTDWTWFFACAGCALPYLAVVLPFRLRMKNDWWQVWLGLLACVVVLIWAFLPQHLIAGVVPSLGTGSDLRALLTDAHQSMQVEHAPLPSTSALRFLTAAAVILLVALADALGVLMRRPLLAAAPLLEVLAVASATSGRAAGPLVFAGAAIGFLLILVAGTRLQDRDWGPSVDGSAGRLGGARRMAVTGIIAALIVPIVLPSVSVNLLARAAHHNGTGSGSGSGSNIELNDTADLSGSLKRGDPVPLLQVHVGSTDRPFYVRQKVLDVFDNSGWIASTEDAAETRPVYRRDFSAEPALTSGNQDSTQVKEMQARFQVLQLGGNSLPLLANPVDLQVGIGARWDPTTSTVAGASLSTGVSYSETVAQPDPSEAALRNAPSWRPTGNTALDARYLKLPPQPAEVTQLAQRLTGGQTSDYDKARAISAYFTDAANGFTYSLETAPIANGDSALLSFLHNKQGFCQQYAAAAAVLMRAAGLPSRVVLGYTHQGPDADGNFTVTTADAHAWVEVYFTAIGWIPFDPTPLSGVDSARAVPLPWATHATSAPSNSASATTSRSRTNDVPSARRTDAAQQNSTTGGGSGLHVPWKHLAIALAVILAVLLLVTGPQLLRRRQRHRRFARAIGSGSPEPLWEELAANAVDRGQLWPETVTVGQVPGWLREHGVDVRGSEAVAALALQVERARFSSTGASGVDESAVTGVDQAMRRWGRRAERRQRIGRWLLPASVIRRSTDHRR
- a CDS encoding DUF58 domain-containing protein produces the protein MAPKPYDAPVAGGAQRIGLSSRGRTFVTVGIISTLAGLVLGVTDLQRVGVLLLALPVPAWLAVRQSRAGLRVSHAVHPERVEVGQRVEVRLTLGNPNAFATGPLRVTETVPGGRPLRFSVAGIRGRQRRTVAYPLPPLHRGRYLVGPTEVTASDPFSLVMANSRSADTAEVIVQPRRDVLAPLTLPMAWQDGGAHSSHSVGSGGSDDASVRDYRYGDDLRKIHWRSSARSGNLMVRQEERPWHGQCLVLLDSRITAYPVRPGERESPTFEWAVSAAASIGTHLAERGRRVLLVTGSGQAVHEDQLAMLDLLADTRPASRADVEPLSDSLHGVGRDASVFAILSCHDRGQLASLAARPRLPGSAVALLIKPWTFEPGWTADGDADLESEALWQEISGLLHANGWRVIGVSSADALPTLWPYLLATAGVRR